A window of Penaeus monodon isolate SGIC_2016 chromosome 40, NSTDA_Pmon_1, whole genome shotgun sequence contains these coding sequences:
- the LOC119597882 gene encoding endocuticle structural glycoprotein SgAbd-8-like — protein MSSRVYLLVLVSSVCLLAAADDPYGAPIPILKDDRTQDAYGGYSFDFESGNGIVRQESGKESDGQAKEGGWRYTSPEGVPVEIIFVADQGGFQPQGAVIPVAPPLPYQRSGN, from the exons ATGTCCTCACGTGTCTACTTGCTT gTCCTGGTGTCCTCGGTGTGCCTCTTGGCGGCCGCCGACGATCCCTACGGGGCGCCCATCCCCATCCTGAAGGACGACCGGACGCAGGACGCCTACGGCGGCTACTCCTTCGACTTCGAGTCCGGCAACGGCATCGTCCGGCAGGAGTCCGGGAAGGAGAGCGACGGACaggcgaaggagggaggctgGAG GTACACCTCCCCCGAGGGCGTCCCCGTCGAGATCATCTTCGTGGCCGACCAGGGGGGATTCCAGCCCCAGGGGGCGGTCATCCCCGTGGCCCCCCCGCTCCCCTACCAAAGATCAGGCAATTAA